The following nucleotide sequence is from Candidatus Krumholzibacteriia bacterium.
CCTTCTCGAGCAAGATGCGTTGGAGCAGCTCCGCTCCGGGTTCGGCGCGCCGGCTCACCTCGCCGCGGGCGTTGAGCACCCGGTGCCAAGGGACATCGTCATCCTGAAGGGCATGCAGCGCGTAGCCCACTTGCCGGGCGTGACCCGCGAGACCCGCCAGCGCCGCCACTTGGCCGTAGGTCGCCACCCGTCCCGGCGGGATGCGGCGTGTGACGGCGTAGATGCGTTCGTAGATGCGGGGTGACCTCGGCGCCATCGCCTCGCCCCTTCCCTGCCCGCGGAGGTGTCGCGGCGCTCAGCGCCTCCGCCGGCGGCGGCGCCCGCCCCCGGGCTGCCCGGCCGGGGCCGGCGGGGCTTCCCGCGCTTCCCGTTCACGACGCGCCAGCGGCGGCGACGGCGGCGCGTGCAGCATTTTCTGGTAGTACTCGTCGAGCAGCATGGCGATGATGGCGAGCTCGTCGTCGTTCTCGCCGAGGCCACGGGCCAACGACAGCATGCGCTGCATGCGTTCCCGCACCAGCCGGTCGAGATCGCGCAAGCGGGCCTCGAGAAGCGCGGTGACGCGCTCGGCTACCACGGCCTGCACGTCGGCATCCGTCGGCAGCTCGCGCCGCTGCATGTCGACGCCGTACTGCCTCACCACCGCGTTCAGGCGCAGCTTCTCCAGCGGCTCCACCAGCGAGATCGCCTCGCCGCTGGCCCCGGCGCGTCCGGTGCGCCCGGTGCGGTGCACGTAAGCCTC
It contains:
- a CDS encoding MGMT family protein, whose protein sequence is MAPRSPRIYERIYAVTRRIPPGRVATYGQVAALAGLAGHARQVGYALHALQDDDVPWHRVLNARGEVSRRAEPGAELLQRILLEKEGVRFDARCRLDLSAWRWNPRRRVTVSRRKTQQRARSGRAS